CCACGCACACACCCTCCTCCCCGCCATGATGCCGTGCCCAATCCGAATCGCGTCCCATCCAAATCTCTCCTCCGCCACGGACACCACCAACCCCAGGCTCAGCACCGCCATCAGGTAAATCTGCAGGAACGAGGCCATGGCCGGCACGAGGAACGATAGGGCAGTGGAGGGGGCGGCGAGGGCGGCGAGAAAGTGAGGGAAGGgggagaagaggaagaggagggcGTAGACGACGATGGAGGTGAGGAGGGGCCGGTGGAAGGAGTGGAAGGAGGCGATGGCGGCGGAGCGGAGGGTGGGGGAGGGGAGGAGGGAGGAGTGGACGGCGAAGAGGGAGGCGAAGAGGGAGAGGAGGTAGGAGGGGAAGGAGAAGAGGAGCTTGAGGCGGAGGAGAGAGAGAGCGTTTTGGCGGGACTCCTCGAAGACGTGGCGTGCCTCGAAGCGGGTGGGCACGTGGCGCCCCAGTGACTCCAGGCGGTGGATGTGGGCGGCGAGGTCGTGTGTTGTCCTTGCTTCGTACAGCGTCAGCGCCGACAGAGGGACGCTGGTCGCTGCCATTATGGTTGCGAACACCAATTTGTTGCACCCTATTGTCTTTATTGATTCCCACACCATCTTCAATGGACACAACACCCACTCCGCTCCCATGCCTCTCACTCACTTAGATCGCCCAAGATTAgattcctttccttttctctcTTTCTACTATTTTAATGCGCCATAGATGGGATTTGGAGCTGCgtttttcgaaattaatttaTTCGTTGAAAAGTCTAGGTGCCAAAGACAGACATGTTTTCTTAACTCGCTTCTTTTTACCGAATGTTTCTTGGTAagtaaatgagtaaatgacactTCTCTAGATGCTAGTCAACCATAAGTCGCGAATTGTCACCAGATACAAGTTTAGATAATGACTTGCAGCCATACAtcgcaaaaataaaaaaaaacgacAATCAAGTACAACCTTTATATTTTATCAGCGAAGATAACTTACAATAAGGAATGCGGCGACTTTTATTTAATGACGTATTACGTATAATATTAACAATAAGATCCAACGACGTCAAATACCTTTGATGAAATCATATGCAATAGATAGGAAGGTGCTACTCATTATGAATGCCAAAATACACTAATACACAAGGAATCCGAGGGCCAAAAAGTAAATTAGCAGCTTTACACTTTAAAGGGGATAATAAAGATATACATTACATGCCCCTGTGGAGTCAAGCACATCCATAAATCAGGAATATTCTGTGGGATTTTTTCTGGGGTACATCTTCACTGTTAACAACTTGGCTGTTAAGACTCAGTAGATCCATCTTAATTTAATCCCATGTTTACAAAGCTGCCAAATCAGAGACGACACTCTTACAAAGCTGCACCCTATTTGCCCCGTattaatcattaattaattaattaatattttcaagAGAAATATATTCTAAATTCATGAAATTTAACTTCCTAACACtaatcaaaatataaacaaTTGAAGAGTTTCAGTTAAACATATAACCGATGCTCAATGTAGTATCGTGTTCCTCCTTCCATAAAATAACTGAAACGTTTCAATTATGACATATAAATACTCAGTTTTCTGCCGCAAAATATTTACAAATACAAATGAAACTTCCCAGAACCCTTAATGGCTGCAGTGTAAATTGGCCACCTATGTTCGACCAAACACATCTAATAAATCAATCAAGAGAGAAATGAATTCACATATTCTTTATTTGGAAATATTTAGACTGATCCGTTACTGCCTTAAAAGATAATGAAGCAGGAAGACACTCGAACCACCTTTTCATGCCAATTAATTACTCAATATGCACCTGCCACCTTCAATTCCGCCAGAGGAGTAATACAAGGCCCATACTCGATATCGTTGCATGATCCTTGGTTGTGTTTTCCCTATGATGATAAGATTTGCCATTGTTGCCATAATCATGAACCCATCACATGCCTCATCCACtgccccaaaaaaaaaaaaaaaaaatctaaccaACAAAGTTTCATTAGGTGATTCCATTCCGACTTGTGACTTTTAGTGGCCAAATGATAGAAACCTCTCATCAACAAAACTCAAGTGGGCATCCATCAATACCCGTCCATGACTCAGACAATCTATCAAATTAGTAGCAGATAAGAAGCAACAGAGCGGTTAATGCGCATAACACCAGGCAAAACTTTATAGACATTGTGCGGCAGTGAGTATGGAGAACAAGAACCATTGGGCTGTCAGCTGTGTTTGTTTGTTGAGATATGGACACTAATAGTTAGATACGGTGGTGCACGTCTACCATTTGTTTGTTGAGAGTTGAGACAGAAATTTGGATGGACACAGTGGCACACAGATACACACAAAATACATGTATTTAGTGTTTCTCTTTAAAGCTGAGACACGGAGATAAAATGCATAGGACACAAAATTTGACCTTTTTAtctctaattattttttaaattaccaATGCATAAGTCACATATGGTAAAATTGACATCTGGTTTATACATGTGTCTTGTACATTATTACCAAGCACATTATGAAAATTGTGTATCTTTATGTCTATGTATCTTTGTGTATTTATGTATGTGTCTATGTGTCTCAAAGACACTAACCAAACGCAGCCTAGGAGAATGCAAACATTAAGGTTACAACATTCTTGATTGGATTGACAAACTCTACGAAGGAAAACAGGATACTTGACTTGACTCGGTTGAATTTCAGCGGGAAGACAGATTTTCAATGAATTAATTCATTGCATCTTATTTCTATTGCTCTAGTTATGTCTTATGCTAACAAGGGAGAAAGAACACAACAAATTAATCACTTGAGGAAGCTAAGAATATACCAACAAAAAACACCGGTATACTACAACTATCAATTCTTCCTAGATTTGACAACTGAATTCAGTATAACCAACTCCTGAAAGATCACAGTTCAAATATAATTCCCTTGCAAGTTAGAATCTCCGTCTTTGCAGGTTTAAAGCAATTAGAGTAAGGGCAACAGCAAATGTAGTAGCTATCTCTACATATAGTTAATTTGCAAGTTTGGTATTCCTCGTATATTGGTTTTGGTGTCAACCCTCTCAACAACCACTCCCAACAGATCAAATGGAAAAATACGGAGACTAGTCCAAGTATTGAACGACAAAACACCAGAGACTTGCACAACACATGCTGCAAAATCACAGGTTCGGGGTTGTTTTTATCATATTAAGGAAATCAATTTGCCAATTTCACAAGACGCGTAAAAGATAACACCGCCGGAATTCATATACGAATACTGTACAATATACATgagggaaaaaggaaaaaaaatatattaaaaaaaaagctaaTTTAACCTTACATATTTCCCAAAAGGAgggaggagaaaaagaaaaaaaaaaggaaaacttACAAAACTATGAAGTGGGAAGAGCGTTGGAGTCAGCTGTAGCACAGGTCCATAATTGGCGAGCGTGATCGTCTCTTTTTACAGCGGCATTTAATCGAACAGGTGTCCGGCATGTGGGGCAAGCGGCGACCTTGACGAGCCACGTGTCGACGCACCTCCGATGAAAGACGTGGCCGCAACCGGCGAGGTTCCTGCACCACTGGCCGTTGCGGAAGCCGTCGAGGCAGACGACGCAGCGGGAATCGGGGGCAGGGTATGGGGATCCTCTGGAGACGCGGAAGTGGGGGAGCTTGCTGAGGTGGCGCGGGGATAGGACGTCGGAAGGGGAAGGGTGGAGGGAGGAGGAGGAGTCGGGGCGGGAGCGGAGGCGGTGGAGGGCGCCGCCGATGACGAAGAGGTGAAGGAGGATGAAAGCGGCGAAGccaaggaagaggaagaagagggcGGTAAGGAGAAGCATGATGATTGGTTTGAGGAAGAAGGATAAGATATTAGGGTTGGGTTTGGGTAGGGAATCACGCTGAGGAGGCATGGTTGATGTTTCAATGTGAGAAGAGAAGCGAAAGAGAagatgaatgaatgaatgaacgaACGAACGCAGAGAGAAAACAGAGTCAGAGATAAGAGAGAAAACAAAGGAGACGAAAAACTGTATTCTAAAATTCTAAATCAAGCTGCGGTAGCACATTGGTTACGCTTCTTCCTGCTCTCCCTCCTGTTTCTCTTATTCTTCCTGTTAATATGTCGGTCAAACTTATTTTTGGGTCCAAAATTGAAATGGACTGGAgtctgaattttttttcttataaaggAAATGGGCTTCGGCCCACATAACCAAAAAGAGAATGCTTCTAGAATTTTCGTGTATTTTATTATTCAGTCCAATAGGTTTTTAATctcttagtttttatttaataattattgaagctccatataattatactaatttataatatattctcCTCACATTATAtttaatcaaaaaataaatccGATGCTTTGGCGGCCAGTGGGCACTGTTAGTGGCACTAATATTACACGAGTAAGTACAATGTTATTTATTATATGTCCAACAGAAGCATTTGATGTGACTTGTGAGACATGGGAATGGCTGGTCCAACTCAAGTTTAATGGCGCCATCCCCCCTTCTTACTGCAAATAACGCTGCCGCACATGAATAGTACGATCAACATAAATACCCCTTTGTATAATAAGACCAAGGTTGATCAATCACATGCACCAATAGCATTACCATAGAAGCGAATTAGTTTAGATTATGATAATAGATGGAAATTTGGGAGCAAAAAAAATTATGGTGTCCATACGTGTCAATAGTATTAAAGAGAGAGGTAGATGGGTTAGGTGCATAAAATTAGAGCAGAGATAGCGGCATCCAACCGTTCCCGTGAGGTTATTAAACAGTGAACCCTTTGAGTAATGACCATGCCTTCCTCTCTTAAATGCATGCATCCACCACTCCCTCTAGCTttcaatttgaatttgaattcacATTTACAACCATTGCTAGTAAGTAGTATTATTATCATCATAACTCATATTGCATTAATTACATACAGATAAAAAGGGATACATTCATTTATCGCTTTCTTCAACTTCACATTTTCTCTACGTCTTTTTCTCCTATACATCAacacactctttttacttttACAGCTACTACTCATACTTACTAGTACTTATTACTACCAAGACTAAATTCAATAAACTGAATTTTGATACAGTTGGCACCATGTTAAGTGGCACTTCAATGTTTGACTTTTCATTGAAAATGGTTCTCTCTCCTAACACCACAATTCATCCAAAATAGGCATTTTTCTAAGTTTGAGTCTATTTCTTAAATTACAAAGACAACAACCAAACGAAATCTACAAATGTTTGAAGAATTATGTGACCATTCAACAATGAAATTAATCTATgtagagaataaaaaaaagaatggGACTTAAAATTGTTTTCCTCCCCCCTTCACCACCTTATGTTGTTTGTTCAATGGTACAGAAAGAAACTTTATGCAGAAATACTATATTCAGATCTAACAACTCATTACACTTTTTCTTggtttgtttcttttcttttgtttttttaaccTTCAATTTCTCTTGCATCCTTCCACCACCAATGTTCTACTTTAACAAAATCTAGATTCCACAATTGTAAAAGCAAATACAAAAAGCTAGATGCTGGAATCAGAAGAAGAGTGAACAACCTTGTTCTGTCTTCCAGTGAGCCAAAGCAAAGTCCTTCTGGCAAATGAAGGAGCTCTAGCTTGAGAATCAATACTATTGCAGCTTTGGCTTTCTTCATCAAACCCATATTCACTTCCTCCATTCTCCCATTTAGCAATATCCATCTCTGAAATAGTACTACTTGTATCAAATTTCACATTCTTATTAGCCTTCATCTCTTCTGAAGAACCAACAGCGTTCTTCTGTGGCGCCGGAAACCGGAATGAAACAGCTCTTCTGGACGAATCTCCAGCTGCATTTtgcttctcctccttcttcccTCTCAGCCAAATCTTTGATATAGAGAAGCTCTCTATTCTGCTCCTTCCAATTGCAGCCCCATTACAATTAGTGTTACTACTTTCAGCACCACCAAGATCCTCAATTTTAGTGGCATCAAAGCATGCAAATCTGAAATCCCTTCTGGACTCAGAGTCATATTCTGACATTGCAGGCCTGTGCCCTGGTGTCAAAGGCAAAGAACTCTTCTTTTTACTATTTGACTGTTTCTTCTTCATTGGGGTTCTTATTGGTACCTGTAGTGAAGAACTCTCATCCATAACATAAGCAAATGACCCCATTGAGAAGCACCTCCTTCCATCCACATTGTTGTTGCTGCTACTGCTTCCttctccaccaccaccaccaccaccaccaccatcaacATTCCTAAACTTGCCCAGCTTCACAGGCACCACTTTCTCCACACCATTTGCATCAATATTAAGAACTTTGTTGCTGTCACCCGAAGAAGTCAACTCACCtgatttgttttgaaaatcAATCCTTGTTGATGATCCAAATTCACAGGAATTCGATGTTATGACAGAGCTTGTTCTTGCAACagctgcagcagcagtatctcTTTCGGGAGCAATAATCTCCCTAGAACTCTCACTCCCGGATTCGAGGACAAGAACAATGGGGGAACACGTGTTGCTGGTGTTGTTAGCAGAGAAATCAGGGAGCAAGCTAGCTCTACAGAGAGGACAAGTAGAATGAGACAATAGCCATGTGTCAATGCACTCCATGTGAAAAGCATGGCTACATTTGGGCAACAATCTAAGCTTGTCCTCCGGTTCAAACTCACACAAACAAACGGCACAGTCAAAAGGGTTCTTCAAGCCTATGATGGCTTTGTAGTGGAACACAGGGAGCGTGTCTATGAAGGACTGATCAACACCAGCATCATGGAGATGGAAGAGTTGCTGCAATTGGCCTTGAAGTGCAGTGCCATTGTCAAAATCATCAGGGTCTCTACTCTGAGGCCTCCATAGGAACCTAACAAGTAGGTGAAGCAAACCAGAAACGAAGAAAACAATGgcgaggatgatgatgatgaggagtATGCTTGGACTAACCTTCAAGGCCTTATCGTTGAAGCTGAAACTGTCAGATCGAATAACAGAGGGAGTTCGAAGggaaggtggtggtggtggtgggttTGGGTGAGGAAGAAAAAAAGATGGTTCTTGTGATGGAGACAGAAAGCTGTCTCCTTTAGCCATGTTTGTTTTTGGGTCAGAGAGAAATTAGCAAAGCTTGAAACTTTTTTCCAAGTGGAAGAGAAAAGAGAGGAAAATGAAAGTGAAGAAGCTCATGTGGTGTTTTATTTTGGTTCCAAAAAGTGGCATAAGGAGCAAGGCACCATATAAGGTTATAGAACTGGTTTTTCTTGTTGATGCTGATGGGGACAAGTGTGaattgtcttttttttttttttttttttaccctaaaagtcaaaaagggttttttctttCTACTACTCCAAGCCAATATCTTATCTAGTAATAAAGGTCAGAAGAAACAGCAAGTAATGATTTGCGAGTCTTCATAAATAATTAATCACTGATGAGGCGTTAACCTGTCATTGTGCAAAATTTAATGTGATTTGATTACACTTTTCAGCCTTCAAATCAGTCACACATTTCATATCTTCACTTATTACTTACTCCTATCACAAAATACTTGGTTAATATTTTCAATTCTTTATATTAATCCAACAAAAAATCGTGtgtatttttttaacaaaaataacgaAATGCAAGTCATGGTTGTTGAGTTGACTTGAAGAAGGAGCCTATCCATGGTAGCATCAACCCCAATGCCCAATTAATATATCATCTAATAGTgctaattaattaatgaatgtCAGAAGAAAATACAGTGATCTTATAAATTTGGTCTGATTTGGTAATGTGAACAATGAATCACATACACAGATACATGTGAACCCTCCTTAATTTTTGGCATATTATTTTGCTCGTTTTCCAACAATTTAATGTACGTTTGTTAAATCATCCTGATCACATTCTCTTCCTTTCTTCTATTCCGCTTCCAATCTGAATATTAAAGCTTAGTTTGAATAAAACAAAGCATAATTGGTATAAATAAATCACTGTTTCTTTATATATAGAGAGGCACGAGACGAtcacatataaaaatatatagagGAAGATTGCATAGGAAACAGTAAACTATAGGTGAACAAATCTAATCAATTACATAACTACCTATACCTCTGGATTCCATAGCCTCGTAAATCACCACCATTTTTATTACTATTTAATATTTACTAATTGCCTCTACTTTTCTATAAAAGAATATTTCTAAATTtacttatttataaattttgacaattttttatgaattttctAATATTATATTTCATAACTCGTGTTgagatataatattaaaaaattgttaaaatttataaaaaagtaaatttagtTCTTCATAAAGTGAATGCAATATATATTGTGTATGAATCTATATTAGTATTGGTATGTCCTTAGACGTACGTATAACTCTCATTGTGTTTGtgtattataataattaatattaaaatgcAACTAATGTCATCTTGTATTGGTATGTCTTTTAGCGTTTGATAGAGAGATAGAGACTGAAAGAcgatcaaaataaattttaatattttatttggtgCAAAGTGAGAAACAgtaattaaaacaagaataaaactctaatttaatttgtacaaaatataaaattagaattagataattaaaataaggATATTTTAGTCTCCTATATGTCCCTACTTTTTAAAGGTAttgaaatattgaaattttaGTAATAATTTCTAAATCAATAAATATAATACTGTATCTCTGTCTcaatacctcaaaacaaacgctaaAAAAGTTTAtataaacaacaaaaataaaaaggcATGATCAACCTAATGTCAAAACTATATTATTAACAGGGCTGGTGGTCGTAGTTGTCATTagtcaacttttttttttttttgttttcttggtgtattaattaatttgaacaAGATCGTCATAAAGCGCCTTAATTGGTTTAACCAATGAATTGAATATAAATATTACTATAATATGGATCAAAATTAAAAGTATATGGTGAATTGGTGATGGAGTTTTGAAACTTGAAAGCCACTTGGGGGAGTGAGTGGTACGGTACTAGCTCTTTTATTCTAGGGATGGTGCATCCGTGCATGAATGTTTGTTAGTAGAAATTAAACTTGTCATTGAACCTCCTTCAAGGTTCTTCatcaaatttaataaaagtTGGAAACACCAATAAGAGAATTTAATTTGGAATTGGGTCTCGGGTGAGAACTTATTAATAGATAGAGCTTGGCGTCAATGTCCATATCTCATATATATATGGTCCCTCTCTTCTCTAAACATATAAAGCTGTCTTCAATATTAACCAATTATATcaattttcaattcaattaaaaCATATTACAATTAACTGCACGTATTTATATTTAGGAAAGTCAGTCTACCTAGTTGAATAAACCAAATTGAtgctttttttcttatttgatgTATTTTATTCTATAAGATTCCAAATGAATGCTTGTATTATTAGTAGTGGCATTGTGTATGTCTTTgttcaaaatcaaatatgaaAAAAGTGGTCTAATAATATGCTCACATAGTAATTGAagttaaaaatatgaaaataaaaattgatttactagcaaaaatattcaaaatcttCTACTACGTGTTTGTCTCCATATATATGAATGATAATCAAATCTTCTACGTACTCTTCTTAATGGGCGTTGCAGTTTTTCTAATTTTAGCAGTGTATATATACATCATTGATAATCCAATTTGTATTCATCTTTCACGTTATGATAACTTTACCCAAGCACCTGGTGTAGTTTATATTAATATCCGACTAGTTTTTTGGAGTAAAGTTTGACATTTAAGGTTGGTTTGTTTCTATGTGTTTGGAATCATCCTAACGTAAgttcaaataaataaacaaaatatatatatgttttatgttttaacGACAAACCGGCCATCGGAAACGATAAAAACATAGTTTTCAATGTTGGTCTAACAAATGAAATAACGTTGTCACTTCTGTTTAAATGTTTGACCATTCATAACAGGAAAAGCAAAATTAACAAACAACTTatacttttacttttaaatttgaatctatATATGCATTGATCACAAAAGCTAGATCTAAGGCTTCATaagaaaacatgcttttagcaGTGTTTTCTTAATGAGAAagtatagggagccaatggcTAAGCGTACAATATGTACAATAGAGATTTaggaagtattagagatatgaccattagtgttacattgtcTTGTCAGGTTatgcttttgggatgagtgggtTCATGATATAGTATTAGAGTTTTAGATCCAAAAGGTCAAGAGTTCAATTCTTGGTGAACTCCAAAATCAACTCTTAGACCATTGACTCCCTAGCACTACCCTTTGTTAATTTGTGTATGGATCTTGAGGATGTATGTTACGTTGGCATGGAAAATATAAAACACCGTCTTAAGTAGAAAAAACTTTGGAGATGCATGGTTGTTGGACACTTGCAGCAACAAACTTATAATTAACTACTTCTTTGTCCTATGTTGTAATTGTCAAATTGAAGCAGTTGTCACAGTTGgtaacaacaaaagaaaaaaaaaagaaaacaaaatgtCAAAAGAAATGAGCATGGAGAGGCACGAGCTCCCACCAAAGgcataattaataataaattaaaaataatattgataAATAAAGTTATGGATCCTACGAAAGAAATGAATcctctctattttttttaacacttgAGAACAGTAACGGTTccagaaaattttaaaagtgggggcaaaaatatatatactaaaataaattttgttaaatattattaattatatagagatataaaaattaaagagttAGTGAACACTTTCATTCTTAAAATActattcattatatataatttataaaaaaaatattttttatttctaaaatttgaacttaaaatattttaattaaattataaatacctTATTAtcctaactaattttttatacaaatttaataataaaatactgAATTAATTGGTACATTAGCGCCTAATGATAcactaatatttataatttgaaactagaattatatataaatactaaaataattaaatctgtATACGAAaagtatgtttatataaaataacagAAACATAattcacaaatttttttttaaaaataattaaatttgttatatattttttaatttaattttgatataatgttacatgaaaaattttatacatctatttaattatgtattgtaattaaaatatttttctattattatttctaaaaataaaaaatatattctaaattagtaaattaataaatttattttaaaattttatacgCAACATAGGTACATATAAtagaacaaaagataaaaaataagtaataaaaatgagtaaatcgaaaataaaataaaatatataaagtcacaaaaaaaataaaatattagattaatacctaaactacaattgtttgaattaaaatttgcaattgaaaatatcaaaaagagTAACAATGAAATTGAAAGATACATAGAGTCATGGAGAActatataaaaaacataaaatatttaaaatttattttttgatgaaGAGAAGATAACCACTAGACaaggaataaaaaaaagttgaaaatataaaaataaaaagaggatTTAAGGGAATAAAAGAGTGACGATACaagaattaaatttgattaggttaaataataatcaa
Above is a genomic segment from Arachis stenosperma cultivar V10309 chromosome 1, arast.V10309.gnm1.PFL2, whole genome shotgun sequence containing:
- the LOC130960709 gene encoding RING-H2 finger protein ATL56-like, translated to MPPQRDSLPKPNPNILSFFLKPIIMLLLTALFFLFLGFAAFILLHLFVIGGALHRLRSRPDSSSSLHPSPSDVLSPRHLSKLPHFRVSRGSPYPAPDSRCVVCLDGFRNGQWCRNLAGCGHVFHRRCVDTWLVKVAACPTCRTPVRLNAAVKRDDHARQLWTCATADSNALPTS
- the LOC130962917 gene encoding RING-H2 finger protein ATL13-like isoform X2, translating into MAKGDSFLSPSQEPSFFLPHPNPPPPPPSLRTPSVIRSDSFSFNDKALKSRDPDDFDNGTALQGQLQQLFHLHDAGVDQSFIDTLPVFHYKAIIGLKNPFDCAVCLCEFEPEDKLRLLPKCSHAFHMECIDTWLLSHSTCPLCRASLLPDFSANNTSNTCSPIVLVLESGSESSREIIAPERDTAAAAVARTSSVITSNSCEFGSSTRIDFQNKSGELTSSGDSNKVLNIDANGVEKVVPVKLGKFRNVDGGGGGGGGGEGSSSSNNNVDGRRCFSMGSFAYVMDESSSLQVPIRTPMKKKQSNSKKKSSLPLTPGHRPAMSEYDSESRRDFRFACFDATKIEDLGGAESSNTNCNGAAIGRSRIESFSISKIWLRGKKEEKQNAAGDSSRRAVSFRFPAPQKNAVGSSEEMKANKNVKFDTSSTISEMDIAKWENGGSEYGFDEESQSCNSIDSQARAPSFARRTLLWLTGRQNKVVHSSSDSSI
- the LOC130962355 gene encoding uncharacterized protein LOC130962355 — encoded protein: MGAEWVLCPLKMVWESIKTIGCNKLVFATIMAATSVPLSALTLYEARTTHDLAAHIHRLESLGRHVPTRFEARHVFEESRQNALSLLRLKLLFSFPSYLLSLFASLFAVHSSLLPSPTLRSAAIASFHSFHRPLLTSIVVYALLFLFSPFPHFLAALAAPSTALSFLVPAMASFLQIYLMAVLSLGLVVSVAEERFGWDAIRIGHGIMAGRRVCAWLLSGMFVAVSGLIRWKVDAVAAEGETGIKEKAIVIVSYAFVVIWSYAIMTAFYSHCRKRHPIKEPLPDHNPDQHLQLVTL
- the LOC130962917 gene encoding RING-H2 finger protein ATL13-like isoform X1, with protein sequence MAKGDSFLSPSQEPSFFLPHPNPPPPPPSLRTPSVIRSDSFSFNDKALKVSPSILLIIIILAIVFFVSGLLHLLVRFLWRPQSRDPDDFDNGTALQGQLQQLFHLHDAGVDQSFIDTLPVFHYKAIIGLKNPFDCAVCLCEFEPEDKLRLLPKCSHAFHMECIDTWLLSHSTCPLCRASLLPDFSANNTSNTCSPIVLVLESGSESSREIIAPERDTAAAAVARTSSVITSNSCEFGSSTRIDFQNKSGELTSSGDSNKVLNIDANGVEKVVPVKLGKFRNVDGGGGGGGGGEGSSSSNNNVDGRRCFSMGSFAYVMDESSSLQVPIRTPMKKKQSNSKKKSSLPLTPGHRPAMSEYDSESRRDFRFACFDATKIEDLGGAESSNTNCNGAAIGRSRIESFSISKIWLRGKKEEKQNAAGDSSRRAVSFRFPAPQKNAVGSSEEMKANKNVKFDTSSTISEMDIAKWENGGSEYGFDEESQSCNSIDSQARAPSFARRTLLWLTGRQNKVVHSSSDSSI